A genomic stretch from Schaalia odontolytica includes:
- a CDS encoding sensor histidine kinase, with the protein MRRRIMLCLAPAVITCVCALVWWLFGSRLGVRAFVSLPAAVAALGVLVSAVAVAFLLVSVAVSKARLAGAAQAQARRDLEHRQFLARLDHELKNPLTAILAATASGEDEASALVAAQARRMGVLVTDLRKLADLSSAPMERELVDLEEAARDAVEAARSSVGEARSFTLVFPTAPWPLPRVVGDADLLYSAIQNVVFNAVKYSGEGDSIEVRGSQSETGVSIEVADTGIGIPEAERESVFSELARGSNAAGRSGSGLGLPLVRLVIERHGGHVRLTSREGVGTSVVLTLPLPDEVSPTAQRIPQPPR; encoded by the coding sequence ATGAGGCGCCGAATCATGCTGTGCCTGGCTCCCGCGGTCATCACCTGCGTGTGTGCCCTGGTGTGGTGGCTCTTCGGCTCGAGGCTCGGGGTGCGCGCCTTCGTTTCCTTGCCCGCTGCCGTGGCCGCACTCGGCGTTCTGGTGTCCGCCGTTGCGGTGGCGTTCCTGCTCGTCTCGGTGGCTGTGTCGAAGGCGCGCCTCGCGGGTGCGGCGCAGGCTCAGGCGCGCCGCGATCTCGAGCACCGGCAGTTTCTGGCCCGCCTCGATCACGAGCTGAAGAATCCCCTGACAGCGATCCTCGCGGCCACGGCTTCGGGCGAGGACGAGGCCTCGGCCCTCGTGGCGGCCCAGGCCAGGCGTATGGGCGTGCTCGTGACGGACTTACGCAAACTGGCCGACCTGTCGTCGGCGCCCATGGAGCGCGAGCTCGTGGATCTGGAGGAGGCGGCACGCGACGCCGTGGAGGCTGCACGCTCCAGCGTGGGCGAGGCGCGCAGCTTCACCCTGGTGTTCCCAACCGCCCCGTGGCCGCTGCCGCGCGTCGTCGGGGACGCCGATCTACTGTATTCCGCGATTCAGAACGTCGTGTTTAACGCCGTGAAGTACTCGGGTGAGGGCGACAGCATCGAGGTTCGCGGCAGCCAGTCGGAGACCGGCGTGAGCATTGAGGTCGCTGACACGGGAATTGGGATTCCCGAGGCGGAACGCGAGAGCGTGTTCTCGGAGCTGGCGCGCGGGTCGAACGCGGCTGGGCGCTCAGGATCGGGGCTGGGCCTGCCGCTCGTCCGCCTCGTCATTGAGCGGCACGGCGGCCACGTGCGCCTCACCTCGCGCGAGGGAGTGGGTACCAGCGTCGTCCTCACCCTCCCACTGCCCGACGAGGTCTCTCCTACGGCGCAGAGGATTCCCCAGCCCCCGAGGTGA
- a CDS encoding OmpA family protein: MTMMRRRAVAAAALALVAAVGASPALAADKVEWPVATIEFPEPVKIIFSVSTIDGAVATAEQPDATVTTLSGDVNFEVDSDQLTARAKEVLDSLASEWTKAKPSTVSVMGHTDSVADDAHNLDLSKRRAKAVGDYLTGKVPGLSITTDGKGEAEPIGDNETDEGRAQNRRVEIRAQK, translated from the coding sequence ATGACCATGATGAGGAGGCGCGCGGTAGCAGCTGCTGCCCTCGCGCTCGTGGCCGCCGTGGGCGCGAGCCCCGCCCTGGCCGCGGACAAGGTGGAGTGGCCAGTGGCGACGATCGAGTTCCCCGAACCCGTCAAGATCATCTTCTCCGTCTCCACGATCGACGGTGCGGTCGCCACGGCGGAGCAGCCCGATGCCACGGTCACTACGCTTTCGGGGGATGTCAACTTCGAGGTCGACTCTGATCAGCTCACGGCGCGTGCTAAGGAGGTCCTCGACTCCCTAGCGTCGGAGTGGACCAAGGCTAAGCCCTCGACGGTCTCCGTCATGGGCCACACCGACTCAGTAGCCGATGACGCCCACAACCTCGATCTCTCCAAGCGTCGGGCCAAGGCCGTGGGCGACTACCTCACAGGCAAGGTTCCCGGCCTGTCGATCACGACCGATGGGAAGGGAGAAGCCGAGCCCATCGGCGACAACGAGACGGACGAGGGGCGCGCCCAGAACCGGCGCGTCGAGATCCGCGCGCAGAAGTGA